One genomic segment of Amycolatopsis granulosa includes these proteins:
- the infA gene encoding translation initiation factor IF-1, translated as MAGKGGIEVEGTVVECLRDARFTVELANGHQVLAHVSGKIRRNFIKILPYDRVLVELSPYDLGRGRILFRYRS; from the coding sequence ATGGCCGGTAAGGGCGGTATCGAGGTGGAGGGAACCGTGGTCGAGTGCCTGCGCGACGCCCGGTTCACGGTCGAGCTGGCCAACGGGCACCAGGTGCTCGCCCACGTCAGCGGCAAGATCAGGAGGAACTTCATCAAGATCCTGCCGTACGACCGGGTCCTGGTGGAGCTGAGCCCGTACGACCTTGGCCGGGGCCGGATCCTGTTCCGGTACCGGAGCTAG
- a CDS encoding substrate-binding domain-containing protein — protein MTTHGASLIDVARVAGVSTATAGRALGGYGQVSERTRERVLAAAAELGYRPNGLARSMVTGSTHTIGVVVTDVANPFFATALRGITDVTSPAGFEVLLANTGGVLAAEQRAVAVMSEKRVDGVIVAAAQPGEGTHLKHAMDAGVPVVLIDRQVSGVPGADSITVDNDHAAAEAVAHLLELGHRRIGVITEAGDQLSRVATGNRRRGLFPSAVRLRGYVGALTSAGLPVEESLVASARYDRESAYDAMVRLLGLADPPTAVLCTDNVLASGAYRAAQDRGLRMPEELSLIGFDDEPWTTLVRPELTIVEQPTYDLGARAGRQLLDRITAGDVPRRPQHVQLRAKLVARGSTVPR, from the coding sequence GTGACCACGCATGGAGCCTCGCTGATCGACGTGGCGCGGGTGGCCGGGGTGTCGACGGCGACGGCCGGCCGCGCGCTCGGCGGGTACGGCCAGGTCAGCGAGCGGACCCGGGAACGCGTGCTGGCCGCGGCCGCCGAGCTGGGCTACCGCCCCAACGGGCTGGCACGCAGCATGGTGACCGGCAGTACGCACACCATCGGCGTGGTGGTGACCGACGTGGCGAACCCGTTCTTCGCCACCGCGCTGCGCGGGATCACCGACGTGACCTCCCCGGCCGGGTTCGAGGTGCTGCTGGCCAACACCGGCGGCGTGCTGGCGGCCGAGCAGCGGGCGGTCGCGGTGATGTCGGAGAAACGGGTGGACGGCGTGATCGTCGCGGCCGCCCAGCCCGGCGAGGGCACGCACCTCAAGCACGCGATGGACGCCGGGGTGCCGGTGGTGCTCATCGACCGGCAGGTCAGTGGCGTGCCCGGGGCGGACAGCATCACCGTGGACAACGACCACGCGGCCGCGGAGGCCGTGGCCCACCTGCTCGAACTGGGGCACCGGCGGATCGGCGTGATCACCGAGGCCGGTGACCAGCTGTCCCGCGTGGCCACCGGCAACCGCCGGCGCGGCCTGTTCCCGAGCGCGGTGCGGCTGCGCGGCTACGTGGGCGCGCTGACCTCGGCGGGCCTGCCGGTGGAGGAGTCCCTGGTCGCGTCGGCCCGCTACGACCGCGAATCCGCCTACGACGCGATGGTCCGCCTGCTGGGCCTGGCGGACCCGCCGACGGCCGTGCTGTGCACCGACAACGTGCTCGCGTCGGGCGCCTACCGCGCGGCGCAGGACCGCGGCCTGCGGATGCCGGAGGAGCTGTCGCTGATCGGGTTCGACGACGAGCCGTGGACCACGCTGGTACGGCCCGAGCTGACGATCGTCGAGCAGCCCACCTACGACCTGGGCGCCCGGGCCGGGCGGCAGCTGCTGGACCGCATCACCGCCGGGGACGTGCCCCGGCGGCCGCAGCACGTCCAGCTCCGGGCCAAACTGGTCGCCCGGGGCTCCACCGTGCCCAGGTAG
- a CDS encoding protein kinase domain-containing protein, translated as MTTTDGLAVDGAGRLLAGRYRLRSRLGAGAMGVVWLALDERLERPVAVKQLWPGPAQGAEARARILREGRIAARLRHPHAVTVHDVAEHDGLPVLVMEYLPSRSLAAVVAEQGPLAPEAVARIGMQAASALAAAHAAGIVHRDVKPGNLLVGADGTTKIADFGISRATGDVALTQAGVVAGTPAYLAPEIARGAEPTPDSDVFSLGATLYAAVEGVPPFGEDENSIALLHRVAAGEVAPPELAGPLAPVLVAMLRPDPARRPGTVQVGTALQAVAEGQPVPPRALNPARARTQPVVTPSAPTVPVQPVEPSVPAGNTAPAGTRLDTAPVAGTPRRTRRFLLPLAAVVVALAAVVVLVTQLTPGKPAPARPPAPAPALDAASLTGVVSEYYALLPDRPEAAWTHLGPHLQAQGLDSYRAYWAGVTGVTVTTAPAVVAADTVTVTIARTLADGRVVTEPHRLGLVPASPAPLIDSDTALSSTTSTPPSPTPTVANTKPGGDHNGGTGGDGNGDGKDTKDGRSGRGHGHGHGHGDRG; from the coding sequence GTGACGACTACGGATGGGCTGGCCGTGGACGGCGCCGGCCGGCTGCTCGCCGGGAGGTACCGGCTGCGCAGCCGCCTGGGGGCGGGCGCGATGGGCGTGGTCTGGCTCGCGCTCGACGAACGGCTGGAACGGCCGGTCGCGGTCAAGCAGCTGTGGCCCGGGCCGGCGCAGGGCGCCGAGGCCCGCGCCCGCATTCTGCGCGAGGGGCGGATCGCCGCGCGCCTGCGGCACCCGCACGCGGTGACCGTGCACGACGTCGCCGAGCACGACGGCCTGCCGGTGCTGGTGATGGAGTACCTGCCCTCCCGCAGCCTCGCGGCCGTCGTCGCCGAGCAGGGGCCGCTCGCCCCCGAGGCGGTCGCGCGGATCGGGATGCAGGCCGCGTCGGCACTGGCGGCCGCGCACGCCGCGGGCATCGTCCACCGCGACGTCAAGCCCGGCAACCTGCTCGTCGGTGCGGACGGCACCACCAAGATCGCCGACTTCGGCATCTCCCGCGCGACCGGCGACGTCGCGCTCACCCAGGCCGGTGTGGTCGCCGGAACTCCCGCCTACCTCGCGCCGGAGATCGCCAGGGGAGCGGAGCCGACACCGGACTCCGACGTGTTCTCCCTCGGCGCGACCCTGTACGCGGCGGTTGAGGGCGTGCCCCCGTTCGGCGAGGACGAGAACTCCATCGCGTTGTTGCACCGGGTGGCGGCGGGCGAGGTGGCGCCGCCGGAACTGGCCGGCCCGCTGGCCCCGGTGCTGGTGGCCATGCTGCGGCCCGATCCCGCCCGGCGGCCGGGCACGGTCCAGGTGGGGACCGCGCTCCAGGCGGTCGCCGAGGGGCAGCCGGTGCCGCCCCGCGCGCTCAACCCGGCCCGCGCGCGCACGCAACCGGTCGTCACGCCGTCCGCGCCCACGGTGCCGGTCCAGCCGGTCGAGCCGTCCGTGCCGGCCGGGAACACGGCACCGGCGGGGACCCGGCTGGACACGGCGCCGGTGGCGGGGACGCCTCGGCGGACGCGCCGGTTCCTGCTGCCGCTGGCGGCCGTCGTGGTCGCGCTGGCGGCGGTGGTGGTGCTGGTCACGCAGCTCACCCCCGGGAAACCGGCACCGGCCCGGCCGCCCGCACCCGCCCCGGCGCTGGACGCGGCGTCGCTGACCGGGGTGGTCAGCGAGTACTACGCCCTGCTGCCGGACCGGCCGGAGGCCGCCTGGACGCACCTCGGCCCGCACCTGCAGGCGCAGGGGCTGGACTCCTACCGCGCGTACTGGGCGGGGGTCACCGGCGTGACGGTCACCACGGCGCCCGCGGTCGTCGCGGCCGACACCGTCACGGTCACCATCGCCCGCACCCTCGCCGACGGCCGGGTGGTGACCGAGCCGCACCGGCTGGGTCTCGTCCCCGCGTCGCCGGCGCCGCTCATCGACAGCGACACCGCGCTGTCCAGCACGACGAGCACGCCACCGTCGCCGACGCCGACGGTCGCGAACACCAAGCCGGGCGGTGACCACAACGGCGGCACCGGCGGGGACGGCAACGGGGACGGCAAGGACACCAAGGACGGCCGCTCCGGCCGGGGCCACGGTCACGGCCACGGGCACGGCGACCGGGGCTGA
- a CDS encoding hydantoinase B/oxoprolinase family protein, producing the protein MQDPVLVEVIGSALSSIVEEMGETLVRAAYSTNIKERRDCTASLFDASGRMLAQDEGGSPLHLGSLMGIVDEITRRYPAGAIDEGDAFIGNDPFTGGGSHLPDIVLVSPVFTGGEITAWVANLAHHADFGDRGHAHIFQEGLRIPPVRLMRRGELQTDLFELILLNCQVPHERRADLRAQIAANRLAVARYTELAERYGRDTLVAAAGALLDYTERRTRAAIAKVPDGTYTFTDRFDCPELDEELDLGVTVTVRGDEVAFDFTAPEQVRASVNVVWTALYAAVYYSLKTLVDPGIVANAGLHRPVTITAPRGSVLNCVEPAAVNGRSETCQRVVDLIHGALAAAVPETVTAASNGANTGVHFSGVDSRTGRYFVYLETIGGGCGARLGQDGMDGVQVHMTNTSNLPVEALETEYPLVVEEYALIDGSGGDGRTRGGMGIRRTVRVEEHDVHFWLDTSRQKSRPWGLFGGGPGASAGVELSEGAQPVEHGYTRLQPGDRVSIHTAGAGGYGPPSERDPGRVRRDVAEGRISADRARAVYGVEP; encoded by the coding sequence ATGCAGGATCCCGTGCTGGTCGAGGTGATCGGCTCCGCGCTGTCGTCCATCGTGGAGGAGATGGGCGAGACGCTGGTGCGCGCCGCCTACTCGACCAACATCAAGGAACGGCGCGACTGCACCGCGTCGCTGTTCGACGCGAGTGGCCGGATGCTCGCCCAGGACGAGGGCGGCTCGCCGCTGCACCTGGGCTCGCTGATGGGCATCGTCGACGAGATCACCCGCCGCTACCCGGCCGGCGCGATCGACGAGGGCGACGCGTTCATCGGCAACGACCCGTTCACCGGTGGCGGCTCGCACCTGCCGGACATCGTGCTGGTCTCCCCGGTGTTCACCGGCGGCGAGATCACCGCGTGGGTGGCGAACCTGGCCCACCACGCCGACTTCGGCGACCGCGGCCACGCGCACATCTTCCAGGAGGGGCTGCGCATCCCGCCGGTGCGGCTGATGCGCCGTGGTGAGCTGCAGACCGACCTGTTCGAGCTCATCCTGCTCAACTGCCAGGTGCCGCACGAGCGCCGCGCCGACCTGCGGGCGCAGATCGCGGCGAACCGGCTGGCGGTCGCCCGGTACACCGAGCTCGCCGAGCGGTACGGCCGGGACACGCTCGTCGCGGCGGCCGGGGCGCTGCTGGACTACACCGAGCGGCGCACCCGGGCGGCGATCGCGAAGGTGCCGGACGGCACCTACACCTTCACCGACCGGTTCGACTGCCCGGAGCTGGACGAGGAGCTCGACCTCGGCGTCACCGTGACCGTGCGCGGCGACGAGGTCGCCTTCGACTTCACCGCGCCCGAGCAGGTCCGCGCCAGCGTCAACGTCGTGTGGACCGCGCTGTACGCGGCGGTCTACTACTCGCTCAAGACGCTGGTGGATCCCGGCATCGTGGCCAACGCCGGGCTGCACCGGCCGGTCACCATCACCGCGCCGCGCGGGTCGGTGCTCAACTGCGTCGAGCCCGCCGCGGTCAACGGCCGCAGCGAGACCTGCCAGCGGGTGGTCGACCTGATCCACGGCGCGCTCGCCGCGGCCGTGCCGGAGACGGTGACCGCGGCGAGCAACGGCGCCAACACCGGGGTGCACTTCTCCGGTGTAGACAGCCGCACCGGCCGCTACTTCGTCTACCTGGAGACCATCGGCGGCGGCTGCGGCGCCCGGCTGGGCCAGGACGGGATGGACGGCGTGCAGGTGCACATGACCAACACCAGCAACCTGCCGGTCGAGGCGCTGGAGACCGAGTACCCGCTGGTGGTCGAGGAGTACGCGCTCATCGACGGCTCCGGCGGGGACGGCCGCACCCGCGGCGGCATGGGCATCCGGCGCACGGTCCGGGTCGAGGAGCACGACGTGCACTTCTGGCTGGACACCTCGCGGCAGAAGTCGCGGCCGTGGGGGCTCTTCGGCGGCGGGCCGGGCGCGAGTGCCGGGGTCGAGCTGTCCGAAGGTGCGCAACCGGTCGAGCACGGCTACACCCGGCTGCAGCCCGGGGACCGGGTGTCCATCCACACCGCCGGTGCCGGCGGCTACGGTCCGCCGTCCGAACGCGATCCCGGGCGGGTGCGCCGGGACGTGGCCGAGGGCCGGATCTCCGCCGACCGGGCGCGCGCGGTGTACGGGGTGGAGCCGTGA
- a CDS encoding hydantoinase/oxoprolinase family protein, whose protein sequence is MTLRIGVDTGGTFTDVCALDEQTGRLYVRKVPSTPDDPGRAIVTGVSQLLDEIGGRDLGEVGYFAHGTTVGTNALLTGRGARTGLLTTAGFRDLLELGRGRRPSLYDLQAAKPAPLVPRDLRLEVDERVRHDGRIERALDEDQVRALARRLREQRVEAVAVCFLYSFAEPGHERVAERILAEELPGVHVSVSSAVLPEFREYERLSTVVVNAYLGPVVARYLARLRTRLSELGLRATPHVTQSNGGIIPFETAERMPSRMVLSGPSTGVVGAAGIARAAGYPDIITFDVGGTSSDVSLVRDGVPKAASGTEIDGRPVRAPMLDIHTVGAGGGSIAWIDAGGALKVGPGSAGADPGPACYGRGTEPTVTDANVVLRILNPEYLLDGQMRIDAGAARAAVSTVAGPLGMDVLDAAQGIIRVVTANMARAIRVISVQRGYDPRDYVLVPFGGAGPLHAVRLARELGMRTVLVPETPGAQCAAGLLMTDIRADFLRTRICRLDPDTVDTVDAVAGVFGELAAAAGAWLAEENIPAERRRTERFAEMRYAGQNHELPVPVPEGGITADTIGQLIKRFAAEHERMYGYSSAEEEVQVVTFRLRAVGEVARAELHRTVPGDPDASAAVRARREVYLPESGGFTDCPVYDRRLLEPGHRIAGPAVVEQMDTTTLLLPGDVAVVDELRNLVVTVGR, encoded by the coding sequence ATGACACTTCGGATCGGCGTCGACACCGGTGGCACGTTCACCGACGTCTGCGCCCTCGACGAGCAGACCGGGCGCCTGTACGTGCGCAAGGTGCCCAGCACACCGGACGACCCGGGCCGGGCGATCGTGACGGGGGTGTCGCAGCTGCTCGACGAGATCGGCGGGCGCGACCTCGGCGAGGTCGGCTACTTCGCCCACGGCACCACGGTCGGCACGAACGCGCTGCTCACCGGGCGCGGCGCGCGCACCGGCCTGCTGACCACCGCCGGGTTCCGCGATCTGCTGGAACTCGGCCGCGGCCGGCGGCCGTCGCTGTACGACCTGCAGGCCGCCAAGCCGGCTCCGCTGGTGCCGCGCGACCTGCGGTTGGAGGTGGACGAGCGGGTCCGGCACGACGGCCGGATCGAGCGGGCGCTCGACGAGGACCAGGTGCGCGCGCTCGCCCGGCGGCTGCGCGAGCAGCGGGTGGAAGCGGTCGCGGTCTGTTTCCTCTACAGCTTCGCCGAGCCCGGGCACGAGCGGGTGGCCGAGCGGATCCTCGCCGAGGAGCTGCCGGGCGTGCACGTGTCGGTGTCCTCCGCCGTGCTGCCCGAGTTCCGCGAGTACGAGCGGCTGTCCACAGTGGTTGTAAACGCCTACCTCGGCCCGGTGGTGGCCCGCTACCTGGCCCGGCTGCGCACCCGGCTGAGCGAGCTCGGGCTGCGTGCGACCCCGCACGTCACCCAGTCCAACGGCGGCATCATCCCGTTCGAGACCGCCGAGCGGATGCCCTCCCGGATGGTGCTCTCCGGGCCCAGCACCGGGGTGGTCGGCGCGGCCGGGATCGCCCGCGCCGCCGGATATCCGGACATCATCACCTTCGACGTGGGCGGGACGTCCTCGGACGTGTCGCTGGTGCGCGACGGCGTGCCGAAGGCGGCCAGCGGAACGGAGATCGACGGCAGGCCGGTGCGTGCGCCGATGCTCGACATCCACACCGTCGGCGCCGGCGGCGGCTCGATCGCGTGGATCGACGCGGGTGGTGCGCTCAAGGTCGGTCCGGGAAGTGCCGGCGCCGACCCCGGTCCGGCGTGTTACGGCCGCGGCACCGAGCCGACCGTCACCGACGCCAACGTCGTGCTGCGCATCCTCAACCCGGAGTACCTGCTGGACGGGCAGATGAGGATCGACGCCGGTGCGGCCCGCGCCGCGGTGTCCACTGTGGCCGGTCCGCTGGGTATGGACGTGCTGGACGCGGCGCAGGGGATCATCCGGGTCGTCACCGCGAACATGGCCAGGGCGATCCGGGTGATCTCGGTGCAACGCGGCTACGACCCGCGCGACTACGTGCTGGTGCCCTTCGGCGGCGCCGGTCCGCTGCACGCGGTGCGGCTGGCCCGCGAACTCGGCATGCGCACCGTCCTGGTACCCGAGACCCCGGGTGCGCAGTGCGCCGCCGGCCTGCTGATGACCGACATCCGGGCCGACTTCCTGCGCACCCGCATCTGCCGTCTTGATCCGGACACAGTGGATACCGTGGACGCGGTGGCCGGGGTGTTCGGCGAACTGGCGGCGGCGGCCGGCGCCTGGCTGGCCGAGGAGAACATCCCCGCCGAGCGCCGCCGCACCGAGCGGTTCGCGGAGATGCGCTACGCCGGTCAGAACCACGAGCTGCCGGTGCCGGTGCCCGAGGGCGGGATCACCGCGGACACCATCGGCCAGCTGATCAAGCGGTTCGCCGCCGAGCACGAGCGGATGTACGGGTATTCCTCGGCCGAGGAGGAGGTGCAGGTCGTCACGTTCCGGCTGCGGGCCGTAGGCGAGGTCGCCCGCGCGGAGCTGCACCGGACCGTGCCGGGCGACCCGGACGCGAGCGCCGCCGTGCGTGCCCGCCGGGAGGTCTACCTGCCCGAAAGCGGTGGGTTCACCGACTGCCCGGTGTACGACCGCAGGCTGCTGGAACCGGGCCACCGGATCGCCGGCCCGGCGGTCGTCGAGCAGATGGACACCACCACGCTGCTGCTCCCCGGCGACGTCGCCGTCGTCGACGAGCTGCGCAACCTCGTCGTGACGGTCGGCCGATGA
- a CDS encoding NAD(P)H-binding protein yields MRVLVAGSSGFVGRRLCPALTGAGHEVAAMTRHPDDYAGAGEPVYGDVHDAGSLDRALDGAGAAYYLVHSLGEPDFERRDAEAARAFGAAAARAGLTRVVYLGGLGDDADDLSPHLRSRRQVEGLLGEAGVPVTVLRAGIVIGHGGISWEITRQLVEHLPAMVAPRWVHTRTQPIALPDLVRYLVALLDVPPGRVFEAGGADVLAYGDMLRRVARIESRHRLIVPVPLLSPRLSSWWLSLVTDVDAATGRSLVDSMINEVVVRDHSLRKVVPFEPMGFDAAVTAALRERAAERVSR; encoded by the coding sequence ATGCGGGTTCTGGTCGCGGGATCGTCCGGGTTCGTCGGGCGGCGGCTGTGTCCCGCGCTCACCGGCGCCGGGCACGAGGTGGCCGCGATGACCCGCCACCCGGACGACTACGCCGGGGCGGGCGAGCCGGTGTACGGCGACGTGCACGACGCCGGGTCCCTCGACCGGGCCCTCGATGGTGCCGGCGCGGCCTACTACCTGGTGCACTCCCTGGGCGAGCCGGACTTCGAGCGCCGGGACGCCGAGGCGGCGCGGGCGTTCGGCGCCGCCGCGGCCCGCGCCGGCCTGACCCGGGTCGTCTACCTCGGCGGACTGGGTGACGACGCCGACGACCTCTCGCCGCACCTGCGCAGCCGCCGTCAGGTCGAGGGCCTGCTGGGCGAGGCCGGGGTGCCGGTCACCGTGCTGCGCGCCGGGATCGTCATCGGGCACGGCGGGATCTCCTGGGAGATCACGCGGCAGCTGGTGGAGCACCTGCCCGCGATGGTCGCGCCGCGGTGGGTGCACACGCGCACACAGCCGATCGCGCTGCCCGACCTGGTCCGTTACCTGGTCGCGCTGCTGGACGTGCCGCCGGGGCGGGTGTTCGAGGCGGGCGGCGCGGACGTCCTCGCCTACGGCGACATGCTGCGCCGCGTCGCCCGCATCGAGAGCAGGCACCGGCTGATCGTGCCGGTGCCGCTGCTGTCACCGCGGTTGTCGTCGTGGTGGCTGTCGCTGGTGACCGACGTCGACGCCGCCACCGGGCGGTCGCTCGTCGACTCCATGATCAACGAGGTGGTGGTCCGCGACCACAGCCTGCGGAAGGTCGTGCCGTTCGAACCGATGGGGTTCGACGCCGCGGTGACCGCCGCGTTGCGCGAGCGGGCGGCCGAACGGGTCTCGAGGTGA
- a CDS encoding Gfo/Idh/MocA family protein, with protein sequence MIRTAVIGFGVSGRIFHAPFLAADDAYSLDFVVTGNPDRAAQATARYPHATVLSGPDEVFARAGEIDLVVIGTPPATHAGLAATALDHGLHVVVDKPFTTTSAQGEALIEHASRVGRVLTVFQNRRWDGDFRTLRRLVEHGELGSVHTFESRFEWWKPQGPRDWKARAGIADGGGILFDLGTHLIDQARLLFGPVESVHADLARRGAGAGDDDSFVLLTHTGGTRSRLFMSGVAALPGPRFHVLGSTAGYTKWGLDPQEDALQGGARPGDDGFGREPRENWGTLGVRGHTRRVEPDPGDYGQFYRLLAGALDGGGELPVDPRDAVDVLRIIERAHARKGDLSR encoded by the coding sequence GTGATCCGCACCGCGGTCATCGGGTTCGGCGTCTCCGGGCGGATCTTCCACGCGCCCTTCCTCGCCGCCGACGACGCCTACTCGCTCGATTTCGTCGTGACGGGCAACCCGGACCGGGCGGCACAGGCCACGGCACGCTATCCACACGCGACTGTCCTGTCCGGACCGGATGAGGTGTTCGCCAGGGCGGGCGAGATCGACCTGGTGGTGATCGGCACCCCGCCGGCGACACACGCCGGTCTCGCGGCCACCGCGCTGGACCACGGCCTGCACGTGGTGGTGGACAAGCCGTTCACCACCACCAGCGCACAGGGCGAGGCCCTGATCGAACACGCCAGCCGGGTGGGGCGGGTGCTGACCGTGTTCCAGAACCGGCGCTGGGACGGCGACTTCCGGACGCTGCGGCGGCTGGTCGAGCACGGCGAGCTCGGTTCGGTGCACACCTTCGAGTCCCGGTTCGAGTGGTGGAAACCTCAGGGGCCGCGGGACTGGAAGGCGCGGGCGGGGATCGCCGACGGCGGCGGGATCCTGTTCGACCTGGGCACCCACCTGATCGACCAGGCCCGCCTGCTGTTCGGCCCGGTCGAGTCGGTGCACGCCGACCTCGCCCGCCGCGGTGCGGGCGCCGGCGACGACGACTCGTTCGTGCTGCTGACCCACACCGGCGGCACGCGTTCCCGGCTGTTCATGTCCGGGGTCGCCGCGCTGCCCGGGCCCCGGTTCCACGTGCTCGGCAGCACGGCTGGGTACACGAAGTGGGGCCTGGACCCGCAGGAGGACGCGCTCCAGGGCGGCGCCCGGCCCGGCGACGACGGCTTCGGCCGGGAGCCGCGCGAGAACTGGGGCACGCTCGGCGTGCGCGGCCACACGCGGCGCGTCGAGCCGGACCCGGGGGACTACGGCCAGTTCTACCGGCTGCTCGCCGGCGCGCTCGACGGCGGCGGCGAGCTCCCGGTCGACCCGCGGGACGCGGTGGACGTCCTGCGCATCATCGAGCGGGCACACGCCCGGAAGGGGGATCTTTCCCGATGA
- a CDS encoding GNAT family N-acetyltransferase codes for MDTSRFTPGDPAVEITRIGPGAWHALDDGRIAGRGEATTRPDGRVFLSVDAWHRPVFDRLARAMLAALPEPLHTVVDETDHELLTAWRQAGLRIRRREWHYLVPTDPGITGPAAPPPGVTIVPAGSAEDDPLRELDRVVRGEVEATVGWPAMPAEVVPRPGGDTVGDPAKYAVAAEDGEYGEYVGLVRVVRVTRLPRIGLIAVRTARQRRGIGRALLTHALGVLHHAGIETASAEVNEANAAATALFESIGARRADSTVELVRHGR; via the coding sequence ATGGACACTTCGCGTTTCACCCCGGGCGATCCGGCGGTGGAGATCACCCGCATCGGGCCGGGGGCGTGGCACGCGCTGGACGACGGCCGGATCGCCGGCCGCGGCGAGGCCACCACACGGCCCGACGGCCGGGTCTTCCTCAGCGTCGACGCCTGGCACCGGCCCGTCTTCGACCGGCTCGCCCGGGCGATGCTGGCGGCACTGCCGGAACCGCTCCACACCGTGGTCGACGAAACCGACCACGAACTGCTGACCGCCTGGCGGCAGGCCGGTCTGCGGATCCGCCGGCGCGAGTGGCACTACCTCGTGCCCACCGATCCCGGCATCACCGGGCCGGCCGCGCCACCCCCGGGCGTCACGATCGTGCCGGCCGGGTCCGCGGAGGACGACCCGTTGCGGGAGCTGGACCGCGTCGTCCGCGGCGAGGTCGAGGCCACCGTGGGCTGGCCGGCGATGCCGGCCGAGGTGGTGCCGCGGCCGGGCGGCGACACCGTCGGGGACCCGGCGAAGTACGCGGTGGCGGCCGAGGACGGCGAGTACGGCGAGTACGTCGGCCTGGTCCGGGTGGTCCGGGTGACGCGCCTGCCGCGGATCGGGTTGATCGCCGTGCGCACCGCCCGGCAACGCCGGGGCATCGGCCGTGCGCTGCTGACCCACGCGCTGGGCGTCCTGCACCACGCGGGCATCGAAACGGCGTCGGCCGAGGTGAACGAGGCGAACGCGGCGGCGACGGCGCTGTTCGAGAGCATCGGCGCCCGGCGGGCGGACAGCACCGTGGAGCTGGTGCGCCATGGCCGGTAA
- a CDS encoding CPBP family intramembrane glutamic endopeptidase, which produces MKPALGLTAASGAGMLGWSLSREPGSPQFFAATGATAAIWIAGGLTRPPDPGGPVLAPVATGLGAFAVFRAGVALAHRVPPLRRALRRALRGVLGYATAGHRGAVLLTTLANGVGEEVFFRGAVQQTVGPAGSTALYVLVTAATRNPALVAASAVMGALFAWQRHASGGVRAPLLTHLVWSALMVWRLPTLVPREPDP; this is translated from the coding sequence GTGAAGCCGGCGCTGGGGCTGACGGCCGCGTCCGGCGCCGGGATGCTGGGCTGGTCGCTTTCGCGCGAGCCGGGGTCGCCGCAGTTCTTCGCCGCGACCGGTGCCACCGCGGCCATCTGGATCGCCGGCGGGCTGACCCGGCCCCCGGACCCGGGAGGCCCGGTGCTGGCTCCGGTCGCGACGGGCCTCGGGGCGTTCGCGGTGTTCCGCGCGGGCGTGGCACTCGCCCACCGCGTCCCGCCGCTGCGCCGCGCCCTGCGCCGCGCCCTGCGGGGCGTCCTCGGCTACGCCACGGCGGGACACCGGGGCGCGGTCCTGCTGACCACGCTCGCCAACGGCGTGGGCGAGGAGGTCTTCTTCCGCGGCGCCGTCCAGCAGACCGTCGGGCCCGCCGGATCGACCGCCCTCTACGTCCTGGTCACCGCCGCCACCCGCAACCCCGCGCTGGTGGCGGCGTCGGCCGTGATGGGCGCGTTGTTCGCCTGGCAGCGGCACGCGAGCGGCGGCGTCCGGGCACCGCTGCTGACGCACCTGGTGTGGTCGGCGCTGATGGTGTGGCGCCTGCCCACCCTCGTTCCGCGGGAGCCGGATCCGTAA